A single Curtobacterium sp. MCSS17_015 DNA region contains:
- a CDS encoding Fic family protein encodes MTGNTETTARTDTRRTDTTGNTAATGRTAATDRTGATDRTGATEDGIAMTERACDGVALAATGRGHGGAGWPRHGSTTRPWRSTGRPPRADRMTRSVRCSLPPAIADQAFVAPPHLADLLARATDRLVDVDRRLGDRTAAFDLLLARTEAVSSSRIEEEHATLDDYARALVGIRANGSATAMVGATAALRGMITAAGRGRITERSVLDAHAVLMRDDPVDGPVAGQWRRVQNWIGGGASPRDAAYVPPPADDVPAAMADLFAFLARDDVDALAQAAIAHAQFESVHPFTDGNGRIGRALVNAVLRRRGVTTALVVPVAAALVADRAGYFTELERYRDGHVDGIIALTARAVGVVCDEVEFTALRLDEVEHDRSAVRPSGNGQQVTHHSDLLRVLLADPVLTEAAVSAALPADLPWTDAVIGEFVDAGVLRPVTARRRDRAWVASDVLAELDALAERIRAAAAPGMSSLIPAAPGMSSLIPAAA; translated from the coding sequence ATGACGGGCAACACGGAAACGACGGCCAGGACCGACACGAGGAGGACCGACACGACGGGAAACACGGCTGCGACCGGCAGGACGGCTGCGACCGACCGGACCGGCGCGACGGACCGGACCGGCGCGACGGAGGACGGCATCGCGATGACCGAGCGCGCCTGCGACGGCGTCGCGCTCGCGGCGACCGGGCGTGGTCATGGCGGAGCCGGGTGGCCGCGCCACGGCTCGACCACGCGTCCGTGGCGGAGCACCGGACGCCCGCCGCGGGCCGACCGCATGACGCGGTCGGTGCGGTGCTCGCTGCCGCCCGCGATCGCGGATCAGGCGTTCGTGGCGCCGCCCCACCTCGCCGACCTGCTGGCGCGCGCGACCGACCGTCTGGTCGACGTCGACCGCCGGCTCGGGGACCGCACGGCCGCCTTCGACCTGCTCCTCGCCCGCACCGAGGCGGTCTCGTCGTCCCGGATCGAGGAGGAGCACGCCACGCTCGACGACTACGCCCGGGCACTCGTCGGCATCCGGGCGAACGGCAGTGCCACGGCCATGGTCGGTGCGACCGCCGCGCTGCGCGGGATGATCACGGCCGCCGGACGCGGCCGCATCACCGAGCGGTCCGTGCTCGACGCCCACGCGGTGCTCATGCGGGACGACCCGGTGGACGGTCCCGTCGCCGGACAGTGGCGTCGGGTGCAGAACTGGATCGGCGGCGGGGCCTCTCCCCGGGACGCCGCGTACGTGCCGCCGCCTGCCGACGACGTCCCCGCTGCGATGGCCGACCTCTTCGCGTTCCTCGCGCGGGACGACGTCGACGCCCTGGCGCAGGCCGCGATCGCGCACGCCCAGTTCGAGTCCGTCCACCCGTTCACCGACGGCAACGGAAGGATCGGACGAGCGCTGGTCAACGCGGTCCTGCGACGGCGTGGCGTCACGACCGCACTCGTCGTGCCCGTGGCCGCTGCCCTGGTCGCCGATCGAGCGGGCTACTTCACCGAGCTCGAACGCTACCGGGACGGCCACGTCGACGGGATCATCGCCCTGACGGCGCGGGCGGTCGGGGTCGTCTGCGACGAGGTCGAGTTCACCGCGCTCCGACTCGACGAGGTCGAGCACGACCGGAGCGCGGTCCGCCCGTCGGGCAACGGGCAGCAGGTCACACACCACTCGGACCTCCTCCGCGTCCTCCTGGCCGACCCGGTCCTGACCGAGGCCGCGGTCAGCGCAGCGCTCCCGGCGGACCTGCCGTGGACCGACGCGGTGATCGGGGAGTTCGTCGACGCCGGCGTGCTCCGGCCCGTCACGGCACGTCGGCGGGACCGGGCATGGGTCGCGTCCGACGTCCTGGCAGAACTCGACGCACTGGCCGAGCGGATCCGGGCGGCAGCGGCACCGGGCATGTCCAGCCTGATCCCAGCGGCACCGGGCATGTCCAGCCTGATCCCAGCGGCAGCGTGA
- a CDS encoding tryptophan synthase subunit alpha, translating into MAESRRAGRSLEVLRAEAAEEISVIVEHRCRQGDDPWDFMHTLPSVDEQVVLILRAEAMEVDVRIGRRSSQWSAHPASGHGTEHGEEYHRLRRIALQHPELTQAVWKLMDTLPGGH; encoded by the coding sequence ATGGCTGAGTCCCGGAGGGCGGGGCGCAGCCTCGAGGTGCTGCGCGCCGAAGCCGCCGAGGAGATCTCGGTCATCGTCGAACACCGCTGTCGGCAGGGCGACGACCCGTGGGACTTCATGCACACGCTGCCGAGTGTCGACGAGCAGGTCGTGCTCATCCTCCGTGCCGAGGCGATGGAGGTCGACGTCCGGATCGGCCGCCGGAGCTCGCAGTGGTCGGCGCACCCTGCCTCCGGTCACGGCACCGAGCACGGCGAGGAGTACCACCGCCTCCGCCGCATCGCGCTCCAGCACCCGGAGCTGACGCAGGCGGTCTGGAAACTCATGGACACGCTGCCCGGCGGTCACTGA
- a CDS encoding aminodeoxychorismate lyase has protein sequence MTDTVLAVLNQPSRDAAPHDPEADAFTWEKPLEEHVQVMDLGLTRGDGVFETITVIDGRPQALEAHLARFGRSAARLDLPEPDLDAWRRAIEAVCARLDPVREAYAKTVLTRGVEGLGRPTGWVYAAPSADQTRDRTEGIGVVTLDRGYRHDVERTSPWLLQGAKTLSYAINMAALREAVRRGADDALFVSTDGYVLEGTRANLVMSVGGRFVTPRTDIGILDGTTQADVFRFAEQEGIETGYELVTLDDLRAADALWLVSSIRQAAPIHTVNGVRIDMDLGMTERINDFLLARED, from the coding sequence ATGACCGACACCGTCCTCGCCGTCCTGAACCAGCCCTCGCGCGACGCAGCGCCGCACGACCCCGAGGCGGACGCCTTCACGTGGGAGAAGCCGCTCGAAGAGCACGTCCAGGTGATGGACCTCGGGCTCACCCGCGGGGACGGCGTGTTCGAGACGATCACGGTGATCGACGGTCGACCGCAGGCGCTCGAGGCGCACCTGGCCCGCTTCGGTCGCTCCGCCGCCAGGCTCGACCTGCCCGAGCCGGACCTGGACGCCTGGCGACGAGCGATCGAGGCCGTCTGCGCCCGCCTCGACCCGGTGCGCGAGGCGTACGCCAAGACCGTCCTGACGCGCGGTGTCGAGGGGCTGGGTCGGCCGACCGGCTGGGTCTACGCGGCACCGTCCGCCGATCAGACCCGTGACCGCACCGAGGGCATCGGGGTCGTCACGCTCGACCGCGGCTACCGGCACGACGTCGAGCGGACCTCGCCGTGGCTGCTGCAGGGTGCGAAGACGCTGTCCTACGCGATCAACATGGCGGCGCTCCGCGAGGCCGTCCGGCGCGGCGCCGACGACGCGCTCTTCGTCTCGACCGACGGCTACGTGCTCGAGGGCACGCGGGCGAACCTCGTCATGTCCGTCGGCGGGCGGTTCGTCACGCCCCGTACCGACATCGGCATCCTCGACGGCACCACACAGGCCGACGTCTTCCGCTTCGCCGAGCAGGAGGGCATCGAGACCGGCTACGAACTCGTCACGCTCGACGACCTGCGGGCCGCCGACGCGCTGTGGCTCGTCTCCAGCATCCGGCAGGCGGCGCCGATCCACACCGTCAACGGGGTGCGGATCGACATGGACCTCGGCATGACGGAGCGCATCAACGACTTCCTGCTGGCGCGCGAGGACTGA
- a CDS encoding CYTH domain-containing protein, with translation MSDTHLEIERTYDLPDGAALPDLIGVGGVMRIEHQEPFQLDATYWDTQRYDLVAALVTVRRRTGGHDAGWHIKRAESDTVRHEQHFPLTDDPDTVPDEVLAALFTERRGRGLHPVVRITTTRTVTRLLDEDGDQIAELADDRVVAERLDADAPADARTWREVEVEAVEGVDAQVAGELFAALDDRFAAVGAGPAAVASKLARGLAGAPAPRLQTEEKPQKGTAARALTKRLRKLRTALLRQEARLRSGAPTDLTETAETALGIAAVLGSYRPAFADGETMDRAAAAADTLAAVTARAALAEYLVDRLPRASSPAQEALVDSVTRERILASTRQRRDDATREVVLALHEESFLELLEALDDAVERPQPTTWALRDPKQVAQDVSAVEKPRVRELVRAAVGDDPADETGDREATERAWHATLRARMAMDVLGDDAFPHALWKRIGTAADVLTERVRSLHALEQLRVQSGIAERGGEGTFGYGVLAGDRVRLAEESYDEAVHALDRV, from the coding sequence GTGAGCGACACCCACCTCGAGATCGAGCGCACCTACGACCTACCCGACGGCGCGGCACTGCCCGACCTCATCGGAGTCGGTGGCGTCATGCGCATCGAGCACCAGGAGCCCTTCCAGCTCGACGCCACCTACTGGGACACGCAGCGGTACGACCTCGTCGCCGCGCTCGTCACCGTCCGCCGCCGCACCGGGGGGCACGACGCCGGCTGGCACATCAAGCGCGCCGAGTCCGACACCGTCCGGCACGAGCAGCACTTCCCGCTCACCGACGACCCGGACACCGTTCCCGACGAGGTCCTCGCCGCCCTGTTCACCGAGCGCCGGGGCCGCGGCCTGCACCCGGTCGTCCGGATCACCACCACCCGCACCGTCACGCGACTGCTCGACGAGGACGGCGACCAGATCGCCGAGCTCGCGGACGACCGGGTCGTCGCCGAACGCCTCGACGCCGACGCGCCGGCCGACGCGCGCACCTGGCGGGAGGTCGAGGTCGAAGCCGTCGAGGGTGTGGACGCACAGGTCGCCGGCGAGCTCTTCGCCGCCCTCGACGACCGGTTCGCCGCCGTCGGCGCCGGCCCCGCCGCCGTCGCGTCCAAGTTGGCACGCGGGCTCGCCGGCGCACCGGCACCGCGCCTCCAGACCGAGGAGAAGCCGCAGAAGGGCACCGCGGCGCGTGCACTCACCAAGCGGCTCCGCAAGCTGCGGACCGCGTTGCTCCGACAGGAGGCCCGGCTCCGGTCCGGTGCGCCCACCGACCTCACCGAGACGGCCGAGACCGCACTCGGCATCGCCGCCGTCCTCGGCTCCTACCGGCCCGCCTTCGCCGACGGGGAGACCATGGACCGTGCCGCCGCAGCGGCCGACACCCTCGCAGCGGTCACGGCGCGAGCCGCACTCGCCGAGTACCTGGTCGACCGACTGCCACGCGCGTCGAGCCCAGCACAGGAGGCCCTCGTCGACTCGGTCACCCGCGAACGCATCCTCGCCTCCACCCGGCAGCGCCGGGACGACGCCACCCGTGAAGTCGTGCTCGCCCTCCACGAGGAGTCGTTCCTCGAACTCCTCGAGGCCCTCGACGACGCCGTCGAACGTCCGCAGCCGACGACGTGGGCCCTGCGCGACCCGAAGCAGGTCGCGCAGGACGTGTCCGCCGTCGAGAAGCCGCGCGTCCGCGAGCTCGTCCGGGCCGCCGTCGGGGACGACCCTGCCGACGAGACCGGCGACCGCGAGGCGACCGAGCGCGCGTGGCACGCGACGCTCCGCGCCCGGATGGCGATGGACGTCCTCGGCGACGACGCGTTCCCGCACGCCCTCTGGAAGCGCATCGGCACGGCAGCCGACGTCCTCACCGAGCGGGTGCGGTCCCTGCACGCGCTCGAGCAGCTGCGTGTGCAGTCCGGGATCGCCGAGCGCGGCGGTGAGGGAACGTTCGGGTACGGCGTCCTCGCGGGCGACCGGGTGCGGCTGGCGGAGGAGTCCTACGACGAGGCGGTACACGCGCTGGACCGCGTCTGA
- a CDS encoding NUDIX domain-containing protein, which produces MTERDESKSQHPAVVVVYLLRDGATGPEVLLGEKRRGLGTGRVVGPGGKREGDETAVETAVREVAEEVGLRVDAADLEARGTLRYRFPFRPSWSQVSDVFVCRRWQGDPSGGDELEPRWVPVDAVPYDAMWDDARYWLPGVLAGGRVDARVVFAEDNASVAGFTGTGIGEPG; this is translated from the coding sequence ATGACCGAGCGCGACGAGAGCAAGTCCCAGCACCCGGCCGTGGTCGTCGTGTACCTGCTCCGGGACGGTGCGACCGGGCCGGAGGTCCTGCTCGGCGAGAAGCGACGCGGGCTCGGCACGGGCCGCGTGGTCGGTCCGGGCGGCAAGCGCGAGGGTGACGAGACGGCGGTCGAGACCGCCGTCCGCGAGGTCGCAGAGGAGGTCGGTCTCCGCGTCGACGCTGCCGACCTGGAGGCCCGTGGCACGTTGCGCTACCGGTTCCCGTTCCGCCCGTCCTGGTCCCAGGTCTCGGACGTCTTCGTCTGCCGCCGCTGGCAGGGCGACCCGTCGGGCGGCGACGAGCTGGAGCCGCGGTGGGTGCCGGTCGACGCCGTACCCTACGACGCGATGTGGGACGACGCCCGCTACTGGCTGCCCGGTGTGCTCGCGGGCGGACGGGTCGACGCGCGCGTGGTGTTCGCGGAGGACAACGCCTCGGTCGCGGGGTTCACTGGGACGGGCATCGGGGAGCCGGGCTGA
- a CDS encoding amidohydrolase: MTDNSFVITGAHVVPVDRDEFDGGAVVVQDGRITAVGPDVTPPDGLPVVDAAGAWLLPGFVEAHGHVGIHEEANGSAGNDTNEMTGPNMAAVRAIDAVDIEDEGFRDALSGGITSIVVKPGSGNPIGGQTVAIKTWGGRTIDEQLISDSVSVKSALGENPKRVYGEKGQTPSTRLGVAKVIREAFLAADHYRHARAAAETKGEPFERDLTKETLARVLDGELAWDQHTHRHDDIATAVRLAEEFGYRLVVNHGTEAHKLADLLAEKGIPVVYGPLFTSRSKVELRDRGIPNLATIAAAGVRVAITTDAPVVPINMLVTQATMAVRDGLPRQTALEAITSAPADILGFGDRVGRLAVGYDADLVLWDDDPLDATSRAQRVWIEGRQVFAYVDGQGVTTPRW, translated from the coding sequence ATGACTGACAACTCGTTCGTGATCACCGGTGCCCACGTCGTCCCCGTCGACCGCGACGAGTTCGACGGCGGTGCCGTCGTCGTGCAGGACGGCCGGATCACGGCCGTCGGCCCGGACGTGACACCGCCCGACGGCCTGCCGGTCGTCGACGCCGCCGGTGCCTGGCTCCTGCCCGGCTTCGTCGAGGCGCACGGCCACGTCGGCATCCACGAAGAGGCGAACGGCTCGGCCGGCAACGACACGAACGAGATGACCGGCCCGAACATGGCCGCCGTCCGGGCGATCGACGCGGTCGACATCGAGGACGAGGGCTTCCGCGACGCCCTGTCCGGCGGCATCACGAGCATCGTCGTCAAGCCCGGCTCCGGCAACCCGATCGGAGGGCAGACGGTCGCGATCAAGACCTGGGGCGGGCGGACGATCGACGAACAGCTCATCTCGGACAGCGTCAGCGTGAAGAGCGCCCTCGGCGAGAACCCGAAGCGGGTCTACGGCGAGAAGGGCCAGACGCCGTCGACGCGGTTGGGCGTGGCGAAGGTGATCCGCGAAGCCTTCCTCGCAGCCGACCACTACCGGCACGCCCGGGCAGCGGCCGAGACGAAGGGGGAGCCCTTCGAGCGCGACCTGACGAAGGAGACGCTCGCGCGCGTCCTCGACGGCGAACTCGCCTGGGACCAGCACACCCACCGCCACGACGACATCGCCACCGCTGTCCGTCTCGCCGAGGAGTTCGGCTACCGCCTGGTCGTCAACCACGGCACCGAGGCCCACAAGCTCGCCGACCTGCTCGCCGAGAAGGGCATCCCGGTGGTCTACGGACCGCTGTTCACCAGCCGGTCGAAGGTCGAACTCCGTGACCGCGGCATCCCGAACCTCGCCACGATCGCCGCCGCCGGGGTCCGCGTCGCGATCACCACCGACGCCCCGGTCGTCCCGATCAACATGCTCGTGACCCAGGCCACGATGGCCGTCCGCGACGGCCTGCCCCGGCAGACCGCGCTCGAGGCGATCACCTCCGCCCCCGCGGACATCCTCGGCTTCGGCGACCGTGTCGGCCGCCTCGCCGTGGGGTACGACGCCGACCTCGTCCTCTGGGACGACGACCCGCTCGACGCGACCAGCCGCGCCCAGCGCGTCTGGATCGAGGGCCGCCAGGTCTTCGCCTACGTCGACGGTCAGGGCGTCACGACGCCGCGCTGGTGA
- a CDS encoding mycoredoxin, which yields MSETITRDAFVPEAGGVTMFTTSWCGYCARLKNQMAKAGVPFREVDIEQTPGTAELVAEVNGGNQTVPTLVFPDGSTATNPSLAEVQSRV from the coding sequence ATGAGCGAGACGATCACCCGTGACGCGTTCGTGCCCGAGGCCGGCGGCGTCACCATGTTCACCACGAGCTGGTGCGGCTACTGCGCGCGGCTGAAGAACCAGATGGCCAAGGCCGGTGTGCCCTTCCGCGAGGTCGACATCGAGCAGACGCCGGGCACCGCCGAGCTGGTCGCCGAAGTCAACGGCGGCAACCAGACCGTGCCGACCCTGGTGTTCCCGGACGGCAGCACCGCGACGAACCCGTCCCTGGCGGAGGTCCAGTCGCGCGTCTGA
- a CDS encoding DEAD/DEAH box helicase: MARSGTRRAAGGTRTASRRTRPLDNDGLIPVLARAVREVEAAAQRGALKATNRTKFQAVALLMREERARVKADTTLTDAQRAEQLKRLDGVATILAKTAARDTSVIQLLTEEAAVSEATRTVKRDMMIAAGMELQPEDLVIATEPAAAVETPERAVVPQAVVQRQLANPFLPPDFALADQPVAHPRRLANWELFGPLFKSFEYGAGGGAASMPLPEPSSLHTPSGVTLMKHQAELVTAAAQGHRTFLLADEPGLGKTAQSLLAADAAKAFPLLVVVPNVVKTNWAREAERWVPNHRATVIHGDGQDLDGFADILIVNYEILDRHVGWLGTFGFKGMVVDEAHFIKNKESQRSKYVLQLAEKIRERTANPLLMALTGTPLINSVEDFRTIWEFLGWIDDKKPRAQLMNELEEIGLTPADQGFFTEARKAVIDLGIVRRRKVDVAADIPARRIADIPVELDGDEGRSIRDAERELTAKLVKRYHQALAARTGQDPVVGIDEKLVRQVARWELEDQDASSTGENVFSMVRRIGRAKAQLAADYAAQLASNVGKVVFFAKHLDVMDQAEEVFARRHLRTATIRGDQTPAQRTAEIDSFVNDPDVAVIVCSLTAAGVGLNLQVASNVVLAELSWTSAEQTQAIDRVHRIGQEEPVTAWRIIAAQTIDTKIAELIDSKAGLAARALDGSDEEVVDSGDIQLDAMAALLMDALSR; encoded by the coding sequence TTGGCTCGATCAGGTACCCGCCGCGCTGCCGGTGGCACGCGGACGGCGTCGCGCCGGACCCGGCCGCTCGACAACGACGGTCTCATCCCCGTCCTCGCCCGCGCCGTCCGCGAGGTCGAGGCCGCCGCGCAGCGTGGAGCCCTCAAGGCCACGAACCGCACGAAGTTCCAGGCGGTCGCCCTGCTCATGCGCGAGGAGCGTGCCCGCGTGAAGGCGGACACGACCCTCACCGACGCCCAGCGCGCCGAGCAGCTCAAGCGTCTCGACGGTGTCGCCACGATCCTGGCGAAGACCGCCGCCCGTGACACCAGCGTCATCCAGCTCCTCACCGAGGAGGCAGCGGTCTCCGAGGCCACCCGCACCGTCAAGCGCGACATGATGATCGCCGCCGGCATGGAGCTCCAGCCCGAGGACCTCGTCATCGCGACCGAGCCCGCCGCCGCGGTCGAGACCCCCGAACGCGCCGTGGTGCCCCAGGCCGTCGTGCAGCGCCAGCTCGCGAACCCGTTCCTGCCGCCGGACTTCGCCCTCGCCGACCAGCCCGTCGCGCACCCGCGCCGGCTGGCGAACTGGGAACTGTTCGGCCCCCTGTTCAAGTCCTTCGAGTACGGCGCGGGCGGGGGAGCTGCCTCGATGCCGCTGCCCGAACCGTCCTCGCTGCACACGCCCTCCGGTGTGACCCTGATGAAGCACCAGGCCGAACTCGTCACCGCCGCCGCGCAGGGACACCGCACGTTCCTGCTCGCCGACGAGCCGGGTCTCGGCAAGACCGCGCAGTCGCTGCTCGCGGCGGACGCGGCCAAGGCGTTCCCGCTGCTCGTCGTCGTCCCGAACGTCGTCAAGACGAACTGGGCGCGTGAAGCCGAGCGCTGGGTCCCGAACCACCGTGCGACCGTCATCCACGGTGACGGCCAGGACCTCGACGGGTTCGCGGACATCCTCATCGTCAACTACGAGATCCTCGACCGGCACGTCGGTTGGCTCGGCACGTTCGGGTTCAAGGGCATGGTCGTCGACGAGGCGCACTTCATCAAGAACAAGGAGTCGCAGCGCTCGAAGTACGTGCTGCAGCTCGCCGAGAAGATCCGGGAGCGGACGGCGAACCCGCTGCTCATGGCCCTGACCGGTACCCCGCTCATCAACTCCGTCGAGGACTTCCGCACCATCTGGGAGTTCCTCGGCTGGATCGACGACAAGAAGCCCCGCGCGCAGCTCATGAACGAGCTCGAGGAGATCGGGCTCACCCCGGCCGACCAGGGCTTCTTCACCGAAGCGCGGAAGGCCGTGATCGACCTCGGCATCGTCCGACGGCGCAAGGTCGACGTCGCGGCGGACATCCCCGCCCGCCGGATCGCCGACATCCCCGTCGAGCTCGACGGTGACGAGGGTCGCTCCATCCGCGACGCCGAGCGCGAGCTCACCGCGAAGCTCGTCAAGCGGTACCACCAGGCGCTCGCCGCCCGGACCGGCCAGGACCCGGTCGTCGGCATCGACGAGAAGCTCGTCCGCCAGGTCGCCCGCTGGGAGCTCGAGGACCAGGACGCTTCGTCCACCGGCGAGAACGTGTTCTCCATGGTGCGCCGCATCGGCCGGGCCAAGGCGCAGCTCGCGGCGGACTACGCGGCGCAGCTCGCCTCGAACGTCGGCAAGGTGGTGTTCTTCGCGAAGCACCTCGACGTGATGGACCAGGCGGAAGAGGTCTTCGCCCGTCGGCACCTGCGCACGGCGACGATCCGCGGCGACCAGACGCCGGCGCAGCGCACGGCCGAGATCGACTCGTTCGTGAACGACCCGGACGTGGCCGTCATCGTCTGCTCGCTCACCGCGGCGGGTGTCGGGCTCAACCTGCAGGTGGCGTCCAACGTCGTCCTCGCCGAGCTGTCCTGGACGAGCGCCGAGCAGACCCAGGCGATCGACCGCGTGCACCGGATCGGGCAGGAGGAGCCCGTCACCGCGTGGCGCATCATCGCCGCGCAGACGATCGACACGAAGATCGCCGAGCTCATCGACAGCAAGGCCGGGCTGGCCGCGCGGGCGCTCGACGGTTCCGACGAAGAGGTCGTCGACTCCGGCGACATCCAGCTCGACGCCATGGCTGCGCTGCTGATGGACGCCCTCAGCCGCTAG
- a CDS encoding S9 family peptidase produces MTSEHDVTTPPTAAKRPVTRTHHGIDFVDDYEWLRDKESPDTVAYLEAENRYTEAQTEHLGALRDRLFDEVKSRVQETDLSVPVRMGQWWYFTRTSEGSQYGVQCRAPISGPDDWTPPSLDDGAATLPGEEVVLDGNALADGHDFFSLGTYDISDDGSRLVYGVDVEGDERYTLAVRDLETGQDLADTIPNTGAGATFDPSGRYVFYPTVDESWRPDRIWRHEVGTPAEADVVVFEEPDDRYWVGVGVTRSSQYIVIELGSKITSEALVLDASDPTGEFRVVWPRREGVEYEIEHAIVGGSDRLLVLHNDGAENFELVDVPADDPTSASDRRVVVTHHPERRIESVDAFAGHLALEYRSEALPRIAVIPIEGDGYGEPHEVPFDEALFSAGLGGNPEWDQPTLRLGYTSFVTPSEVSDLDLATGQVTVLKRQPVLGGYDAADYVQERDWASAADGTRVPISLVWRKDAVDADAPAPLHLYGYGSYEHSIDPGFSVMRLSMLDRGVVFAVAHVRGGGEMGRHWYEDGKTLTKKNTFTDFVAVAEHLIDTGRTSADQLVAEGGSAGGLLMGAVANLAPERFAGILAAVPFVDALTSILDPDLPLTVIEWDEWGDPLHDAEVYRYMSEYSPYENVRDDVQYPRILAVTSINDTRVLYVEPAKWTAKLREVGAPVLLKTEMAAGHGGVSGRYDSWKERAFELAWLLDVLGLADVSPAAATANPIAAG; encoded by the coding sequence GTGACCAGCGAGCACGACGTGACCACCCCGCCGACCGCAGCCAAGCGGCCCGTGACGCGGACCCACCACGGCATCGACTTCGTCGACGACTACGAGTGGCTCCGGGACAAGGAGTCCCCAGACACCGTCGCGTACCTCGAGGCCGAGAACCGGTACACCGAAGCGCAGACCGAGCACCTCGGCGCGCTCCGCGACCGCCTCTTCGACGAGGTGAAGAGCCGCGTGCAGGAGACCGATCTCTCGGTGCCGGTGCGGATGGGGCAATGGTGGTACTTCACCCGCACGAGCGAGGGCAGCCAGTACGGCGTGCAGTGCCGCGCCCCGATCAGCGGGCCGGACGACTGGACGCCGCCGTCCCTCGACGACGGTGCCGCCACCCTCCCGGGTGAAGAGGTCGTCCTCGACGGAAACGCCCTCGCCGACGGACACGACTTCTTCTCGCTCGGCACGTACGACATCAGTGACGACGGCAGCCGCCTCGTGTACGGCGTCGACGTCGAGGGCGACGAGCGGTACACGCTCGCCGTCCGCGACCTCGAGACCGGGCAGGACCTCGCCGACACGATCCCGAACACCGGAGCCGGCGCGACGTTCGACCCCTCCGGTCGGTACGTCTTCTACCCGACGGTGGACGAGTCCTGGCGCCCGGACCGCATCTGGCGGCACGAGGTCGGAACTCCCGCCGAGGCCGACGTCGTCGTGTTCGAGGAGCCGGACGACCGGTACTGGGTCGGCGTCGGGGTCACCCGCTCGTCGCAGTACATCGTCATCGAGCTCGGGTCGAAGATCACCTCCGAGGCGCTCGTCCTCGACGCATCCGACCCGACCGGCGAGTTCCGCGTCGTCTGGCCGCGCCGCGAGGGCGTGGAGTACGAGATCGAGCACGCCATCGTCGGGGGCAGCGACCGTCTGCTCGTCCTGCACAACGACGGTGCCGAGAACTTCGAGCTGGTCGACGTCCCCGCGGACGACCCCACCTCGGCGTCCGACCGCCGGGTCGTCGTCACGCACCACCCGGAGCGTCGCATCGAGTCGGTGGACGCGTTCGCCGGGCACCTGGCGCTCGAGTACCGCTCCGAGGCACTCCCCCGGATCGCCGTCATCCCGATCGAGGGCGACGGCTACGGCGAGCCGCACGAGGTGCCCTTCGACGAGGCGCTGTTCTCGGCCGGGCTCGGCGGCAACCCCGAGTGGGACCAGCCGACCCTCCGCCTCGGGTACACGTCCTTCGTGACCCCGTCCGAGGTGAGCGACCTTGACCTCGCGACCGGACAGGTGACCGTCCTCAAGCGGCAGCCGGTGTTGGGCGGGTACGACGCGGCCGACTACGTGCAGGAGCGTGACTGGGCGTCCGCGGCCGACGGCACCCGGGTCCCGATCTCGCTGGTCTGGCGCAAGGACGCTGTGGACGCGGACGCCCCGGCGCCGCTGCACCTGTACGGCTACGGGTCGTACGAGCACTCGATCGACCCGGGCTTCAGCGTCATGCGCCTGTCGATGCTCGACCGTGGGGTCGTCTTCGCGGTCGCGCACGTCCGCGGTGGTGGTGAGATGGGCCGGCACTGGTACGAGGACGGCAAGACCCTGACGAAGAAGAACACCTTCACGGACTTCGTCGCCGTCGCCGAGCACCTCATCGACACCGGTCGGACGAGCGCGGACCAGCTCGTGGCCGAGGGCGGGAGCGCCGGTGGGCTCCTGATGGGCGCCGTCGCGAACCTGGCCCCCGAGCGCTTCGCGGGCATCCTCGCCGCGGTGCCGTTCGTCGACGCGTTGACGAGCATCCTCGACCCGGACCTCCCGCTGACCGTCATCGAGTGGGACGAGTGGGGCGACCCGTTGCACGACGCCGAGGTCTACCGGTACATGAGCGAGTACTCGCCGTACGAGAACGTCCGCGACGACGTGCAGTACCCGCGCATCCTCGCCGTGACCTCCATCAACGACACCCGGGTGCTGTACGTCGAGCCCGCGAAGTGGACCGCGAAGCTCCGCGAGGTCGGGGCACCTGTGCTGCTGAAGACCGAGATGGCTGCCGGGCACGGTGGTGTCAGCGGCCGGTACGACTCGTGGAAGGAGCGGGCGTTCGAGCTGGCCTGGCTGCTCGACGTCCTCGGTCTCGCCGACGTCTCCCCCGCCGCGGCGACGGCGAACCCGATCGCGGCGGGCTGA
- a CDS encoding PadR family transcriptional regulator has translation MEPLLRVTAPTLDVVAALLAAEGPAWGLQLIKVIGRPSGTVYPILERLERQGWIDSSWDDDAERSGPRRRLYEFTADGRQAAAELIDARRAADAAAARPAPRPSSRPVTS, from the coding sequence ATGGAACCGCTGCTCCGCGTCACCGCTCCGACGCTCGACGTCGTCGCCGCCCTGCTCGCGGCAGAGGGCCCGGCCTGGGGTCTGCAACTCATCAAGGTGATCGGACGGCCGTCCGGCACGGTCTACCCGATCCTCGAACGACTCGAGCGTCAGGGATGGATCGACTCCAGCTGGGACGACGACGCCGAGCGTTCCGGCCCCCGACGCCGCCTCTACGAGTTCACCGCCGACGGACGACAGGCAGCGGCCGAGCTCATCGACGCCCGACGAGCAGCCGACGCCGCAGCCGCCCGTCCCGCACCGCGCCCGAGCTCCCGCCCGGTGACCTCGTGA